A stretch of DNA from Kwoniella mangroviensis CBS 8507 chromosome 1 map unlocalized Ctg01, whole genome shotgun sequence:
TGTGCGACTGTTGCTGAGCCAGTGAGCTTCCGTCTGAGTGAGTGAGTCAGTGAGTGAGTGGTGGTGAGCATTTAGTGGCATCAATTCTTGAATTTGCACCATGCACCACCATACACCAAAAAATTGGAGATTCCCATACAAAAGCATAGAACGGAGTTTCTCGGTGTTTTAACGACAACTTGTGGCAATTATCTGCTTCCGGTCTGAATCCGCCCTTGCTGATAATCCGATCAGTCGGCATTCACGCGAGTCCCTCTGCGATGAGCCTGATAACCGTCTCGGTTGAGATCAATCGGAAGAGGATGCATGAAAAAGTCAGAAATCTCGACAACTGCTCGTATGCCTGCAGTGATCTGTTGACATTcacattgacattgacaaACGATACGACCAAGTTTATTCCCCAGACCCATACCCACAGCGCCTGCTAGAGAATATCTAGATATATACGTCCGAAATCCGAATACCATGAAAGGATCAAGTGGATCTGCGTTGAAAGCTCTTCGAGCGAGTGTGGTAGTACGAACAGGTGGGTTGTAACAGGAAATCTCGTCCAAATTGagggatcactcaccatcttgactGTCTACAGCCACTCgacctctctcaacttcaAGTGCCATCACCCAAGCAGAAAGTTCCACTCGAGGACAGGTGTATCCAGGTGAATCAGCAGAGCAGGcatggaagaggaatttgaacGAAGCGAGAGAATGGCGTCGGAGAAGAGATGCTCAGCGTGAGTGGCAGTGGACCTGGTCCAGCATAGAGACGTCATGCTGACAGATGGTTCTTATTTCATAGGCAATTCActacctctcttcatcccacaATCCGCCAACCCACCTCCTCGACCCCGCTCACCTACCCAAGCGACACTATCCACTCTTCTCGCATCCGGTGCAGCTCTCGGTCATTCTCACAGTCTCACTTCTACAGCCTACACACCATACATCTACGGTAAACGAGCTGGTCTATCAATCATAGACCTCGATCAGACGTTGCCTATCTTGAGACGTACAGCAGCGTTAGTCAGGGATGTGGTGAAAGCAGATGGAATAGTTTTAATCGTAGGAACGAGGGACGGAcacaagaagatgatacatCGCGCAaaggagaggttggaagataACGGATATGCGGTTAACGATTGGATGCCTGGTGTATTGACAAATTCAGAGACATTGTAAGTGAAGTAGTTCTACCATTTTGTCGAAGAAAGACCTCTGATTCCTCTTTTAGCTTTGGTATCGAACCCATGCTCAACAAATCGTATAAACCCGATCTCGTCATTTTCTTAAATCCATCAGAGAATACAGCAGCTATACGAGAATGTACTGCTCGTCATATCCCTACAGTCGGTATTGTCGATACAGATACCGATCCTAGGATAGTAACATATCCCATCCCTGCCAacatggaggtgagttggatgtAGCATTGAAGGGCGTGATCGATGTAGCTCTTGCTAATATTTGGGAATAGTCCATGCGAACGGCCGAACTTGTGGTGGGGACACTGAGTATAGCGGGacaggaaggaaggaggttACGTTTGAAGGAAGCGGAGAGGAGGGCGACCGAGCAGAAGGGCAGAGCGAGAAGGGATAGAAGGTAGTCACTAGATGCATGAACATAACGGCTCAACGATGGACCATGTAGATGAATCTGGGATGGTCTGAGtgcttcttcatcttacCCTAGGCAATAAGGCATTTTTGTGAGCTAAGATACACCCAACAAAAACACCGGTGCcatcgattgatcagtaaAAAGGTCGCAAACTTCATTTCACTGCTACCCATGAAATCATTGCCATCGCTACTGACTCTGCTACTGTTGGTTTTATGATTACTGATTATATGATTATATTATTATATGAAAAGTAAATAACTATACTGTATGGTCAACGTGAACAGGAACATATTATTATAGGATTGTAACGTATACGATCGAAATATTATAGTGTGGTAATGAGAAGCTGTATTATAGGGATTGGAAAATTTATAATAGTACGATACAATTCAGCAGACTAGTGATTGAACGCGAATACTGTAGACCCAAGTCTCTACCTATTCTATCGTTTTAAACAGAT
This window harbors:
- a CDS encoding mitochondrial 37S ribosomal protein uS2m; amino-acid sequence: MKGSSGSALKALRASVVVRTATRPLSTSSAITQAESSTRGQVYPGESAEQAWKRNLNEAREWRRRRDAQRNSLPLFIPQSANPPPRPRSPTQATLSTLLASGAALGHSHSLTSTAYTPYIYGKRAGLSIIDLDQTLPILRRTAALVRDVVKADGIVLIVGTRDGHKKMIHRAKERLEDNGYAVNDWMPGVLTNSETFFGIEPMLNKSYKPDLVIFLNPSENTAAIRECTARHIPTVGIVDTDTDPRIVTYPIPANMESMRTAELVVGTLSIAGQEGRRLRLKEAERRATEQKGRARRDRR